In the Elstera cyanobacteriorum genome, one interval contains:
- a CDS encoding phosphatidate cytidylyltransferase, whose amino-acid sequence MADSGSASPRLRLRLRRPTKALMLRLMSAAVLLPPMIFAIWAGSPWFDLVLIIAAGAMGWEWARMTLGAEARPLGTWALAGACAGLVAAVALDADFRTLCLLLIAGSLTAPLVSGFSRGKMPWLYTLGFPAIAVSCACWLWLRVMPEGRETVLWLMGVVWATDTGAYFAGRAIGGPRLAPKISPNKTWAGLIGGMLSAAGIAALIAAFVHGPSLALALLGATLAVVAQTGDLAESALKRHAGVKDSGRLIPGHGGILDRVDGLMPVAAVLVLLTVVFGWSLTP is encoded by the coding sequence ATGGCTGATAGCGGCAGCGCTTCCCCCCGCCTGCGTCTGCGCTTGCGGCGCCCGACCAAGGCGCTGATGCTGCGCCTGATGTCGGCGGCGGTGCTCTTACCGCCCATGATTTTTGCCATTTGGGCCGGGTCACCATGGTTTGATCTGGTGCTCATCATTGCTGCAGGCGCGATGGGCTGGGAATGGGCGCGGATGACGTTGGGCGCCGAAGCGCGACCGCTTGGCACCTGGGCGCTGGCAGGGGCCTGTGCTGGCCTGGTAGCCGCCGTGGCGCTTGACGCGGATTTTCGAACCCTCTGCCTGCTGCTGATTGCCGGAAGTCTGACGGCGCCGCTGGTGAGCGGGTTTAGCCGGGGTAAAATGCCTTGGCTCTATACGCTGGGCTTCCCGGCGATTGCCGTCAGTTGCGCCTGCTGGCTCTGGCTTCGGGTCATGCCGGAGGGGCGGGAGACGGTACTCTGGCTCATGGGCGTCGTTTGGGCGACCGATACCGGGGCTTATTTCGCCGGCCGGGCCATCGGTGGGCCGCGGTTGGCGCCCAAGATTTCGCCGAATAAGACCTGGGCCGGGTTGATCGGCGGGATGCTGTCGGCGGCCGGGATTGCGGCGCTGATCGCCGCTTTCGTCCACGGCCCCAGTCTGGCACTGGCGCTGCTGGGGGCCACGCTGGCGGTAGTGGCGCAAACAGGCGATTTGGCCGAATCGGCGTTGAAGCGCCATGCCGGGGTAAAGGATTCGGGGCGGTTGATCCCGGGGCATGGCGGAATTCTCGACCGGGTGGATGGGTTGATGCCCGTCGCGGCGGTCTTGGTGCTGCTAACGGTGGTATTCGGGTGGAGTTTGACGCCATGA
- the bamA gene encoding outer membrane protein assembly factor BamA: MMTRTKNRTALLLAGVACTASLLAPAAAFAQTQGPAAPTGQTQARPAPSAAPQVVIQSIRVEGTQRIEPDTVRNYLNIRLGEPVTADVVDKSLKTLFATGLFADVSVGIDRGDILVVRVVENPIVNRIAFEGLDKLEEKDLLAEMQLRPRVVYTRSKLQADVQRLLDVYRRNSRFAASIEPKIIQLDQNRVDVVFEVKEGDPTTVSKITFVGNKQYSDSTLRSELMSSEYRWYRFWASDDSYDPDRVAFDREKLRRFYLKNGYADFRIQSAVAELAPDRKSFYLTFTVEEGQRYKFGKINISSQLKNLDPSKLGEGITTVSGEWYNNEQIEATIEKLTQRVGDLGYAFVDVQPVTNRDPQGKVIDVSFEVREGPKAYVERIDISGNVRTQDRVLRREFRLVEGDAFNASRLRRSEQRIKDLGFFKSVEVTREQGSQPDQIVLKAKVEEQSTGDLTVGGGFSTSDGPLGEIGIRERNLLGRGQDLKVTTLLASKRSKVDISFVEPYFLDRQLALTVDAFHTTRDLQKYSSYDWRSTGGAVGFGWQLNEDWSESLKYTLRSDSISDIEDDASRYVKESAGTTLSSFITHTIAYDKRDSRRNPTDGYVISLENDIAGLGGDTRYLRTTLRGEYYYPVMPEVVASLRANIGNIVGFGEDVRINDRFYLGGEEFRGFRTGGVGTRDKGSGDALGAQNYYVLTQEVSFPLGLPKELGLTARLFHDIGSAWGADVSGSGVNDSTSIRASVGIGFTWVSPFGPIRVDFGIPYLKQKYDRTQNFTFGFATRY, translated from the coding sequence ATGATGACACGGACTAAGAATCGAACCGCCCTGCTTCTCGCCGGGGTTGCTTGCACCGCCAGCCTGCTTGCGCCGGCCGCCGCTTTTGCCCAAACCCAAGGTCCGGCAGCACCGACCGGCCAGACCCAGGCTCGCCCGGCGCCTAGCGCCGCGCCGCAGGTGGTGATCCAATCGATCCGCGTTGAAGGCACGCAGCGTATCGAACCCGATACCGTGCGCAACTATCTCAACATCCGTCTCGGCGAGCCGGTGACGGCGGATGTGGTCGATAAATCGCTGAAAACTTTGTTCGCGACGGGCCTCTTCGCTGATGTGTCGGTCGGGATTGATCGCGGCGATATCCTGGTTGTGCGCGTCGTTGAAAACCCCATCGTCAACCGTATCGCGTTCGAAGGGCTGGATAAGCTCGAAGAAAAAGATTTGTTGGCGGAAATGCAGTTGCGCCCGCGCGTTGTCTACACGCGCAGCAAGCTCCAGGCCGACGTGCAGCGGTTGCTGGATGTGTACCGCCGCAACAGCCGTTTTGCCGCGTCTATCGAACCTAAGATCATTCAGCTCGATCAAAACCGCGTCGATGTCGTCTTCGAAGTGAAAGAAGGCGATCCGACAACGGTCAGTAAAATCACCTTCGTTGGCAATAAGCAGTATAGCGACTCGACGCTGCGCTCCGAACTCATGTCGTCGGAATACCGGTGGTACCGTTTTTGGGCCAGCGATGATTCCTATGATCCTGACCGCGTGGCCTTTGATCGCGAAAAACTGCGCCGCTTTTATTTAAAGAATGGCTATGCCGATTTCCGCATCCAGTCGGCGGTCGCCGAATTGGCGCCGGACCGCAAGAGCTTCTATCTGACCTTCACGGTCGAAGAAGGTCAGCGCTATAAGTTCGGCAAGATCAATATTTCCTCGCAACTCAAGAACCTCGATCCGTCCAAACTGGGCGAGGGGATTACGACCGTAAGCGGCGAGTGGTATAATAACGAGCAGATCGAAGCGACCATCGAAAAACTGACCCAGCGCGTCGGTGATCTTGGCTATGCCTTTGTCGATGTGCAGCCGGTGACCAATCGCGATCCGCAGGGCAAGGTTATCGACGTTAGCTTCGAGGTCCGCGAAGGCCCGAAGGCCTATGTCGAGCGGATCGATATTTCCGGTAATGTTCGTACCCAGGATCGGGTGCTGCGCCGTGAATTCCGCTTGGTCGAAGGCGACGCCTTTAACGCCTCGCGCCTGCGCCGGTCCGAGCAGCGGATTAAGGATCTCGGCTTCTTCAAGTCGGTGGAAGTGACGCGCGAACAGGGCAGCCAGCCCGATCAGATCGTGCTGAAAGCAAAGGTTGAAGAACAATCGACGGGCGATCTGACGGTCGGTGGCGGTTTCTCGACGTCCGATGGTCCCTTGGGGGAAATCGGTATCCGCGAGCGCAATCTTTTGGGGCGCGGGCAAGATCTGAAGGTCACGACCCTTCTGGCATCGAAGCGCTCGAAGGTCGATATCAGTTTCGTCGAACCCTATTTTCTGGATCGCCAGCTTGCTTTGACCGTCGATGCGTTCCACACGACGCGCGATTTGCAGAAGTATAGCTCTTACGACTGGCGCTCCACGGGGGGCGCGGTTGGCTTCGGTTGGCAGTTGAATGAAGACTGGAGCGAAAGCCTTAAGTATACGCTGCGTTCCGACAGTATTAGCGATATCGAAGATGATGCCTCGCGGTATGTCAAAGAAAGTGCCGGGACAACGCTGTCATCCTTTATCACCCATACGATTGCTTACGATAAGCGCGATAGCCGCCGGAATCCGACGGATGGCTATGTGATCTCGCTCGAGAATGATATTGCCGGCCTTGGTGGGGATACTCGTTATCTCCGCACGACCTTGCGCGGTGAATATTACTACCCCGTTATGCCGGAAGTGGTCGCATCGCTTCGCGCGAATATCGGCAATATTGTCGGTTTCGGCGAAGATGTCCGCATTAATGACCGCTTCTATCTGGGCGGTGAAGAGTTTCGCGGCTTCCGTACTGGCGGGGTCGGGACACGCGATAAAGGGTCAGGGGATGCGTTGGGGGCGCAGAATTACTACGTGCTGACGCAGGAAGTCTCCTTCCCGCTGGGGCTGCCGAAGGAATTGGGCTTAACTGCTCGTCTATTCCACGACATCGGGTCGGCTTGGGGCGCGGATGTTTCGGGAAGCGGCGTAAACGATAGCACGTCGATCCGTGCCTCGGTCGGTATCGGCTTTACCTGGGTATCGCCCTTTGGTCCGATCCGGGTTGATTTCGGGATTCCTTATCTGAAACAGAAATATGACCGCACGCAAAACTTCACTTTCGGTTTTGCGACGCGCTACTAA
- a CDS encoding OmpH family outer membrane protein: MLTKFMSLRDTAAATVLALTVAAAPGLVLAQAPSGTLPAPAPRPSGTAPAQAPASTPAAPAQQVIPTAPTATPTPAARPAAPQAAGSRLPASVIGVIDMAIILRDGAPYKSLRAQIDSQTKAWDAELKKKGDDLRKLEDDFRKQAASLTQDQVAEKRKQFETQMADFQRQLNGRRRQLAEGEAQSIQPIEQALSEILQQIAIERGINVVMYRTATVLFASELDITADALQRLNAKLPRVTLKLPPLQAAAPAAAAPAGGTPPKSN; the protein is encoded by the coding sequence ATGCTGACCAAGTTCATGAGCCTTCGGGATACTGCTGCTGCGACGGTATTGGCGTTGACGGTCGCCGCCGCGCCAGGCCTGGTTCTGGCGCAGGCGCCTTCGGGAACGCTCCCGGCCCCGGCGCCGCGCCCCAGTGGTACGGCTCCCGCTCAGGCTCCGGCATCCACCCCGGCTGCGCCTGCCCAGCAAGTCATTCCAACGGCGCCCACCGCCACCCCGACCCCGGCGGCACGTCCGGCGGCGCCCCAGGCAGCGGGCAGCCGTCTGCCGGCGTCGGTGATCGGGGTGATCGACATGGCGATCATTCTGCGCGATGGGGCGCCTTATAAGTCGTTGCGCGCCCAGATCGATAGCCAGACCAAGGCTTGGGACGCTGAGCTGAAGAAAAAGGGCGATGATCTGCGCAAGCTGGAAGATGATTTCCGCAAGCAAGCGGCGTCCTTGACGCAGGATCAGGTTGCCGAAAAGCGCAAGCAGTTCGAAACCCAGATGGCGGATTTCCAGCGCCAGCTTAACGGCCGCCGTCGCCAGCTTGCCGAAGGCGAAGCCCAGAGCATCCAGCCGATTGAGCAAGCCCTGTCGGAAATTTTGCAGCAGATCGCGATTGAGCGCGGCATCAATGTCGTCATGTATCGCACGGCGACGGTTCTCTTCGCCAGCGAGCTTGATATTACCGCCGATGCTTTGCAGCGGTTGAATGCCAAACTGCCGCGCGTAACGCTCAAGCTGCCGCCCCTGCAAGCCGCAGCCCCGGCGGCGGCAGCCCCGGCTGGCGGAACCCCGCCGAAGAGTAACTAA
- the frr gene encoding ribosome recycling factor, protein MAIQDVIADVKRRMAAAVDALKKDLNGLRTGRASVNLLEPVMVESYGQMMPLNQVGTVSNPEPRLLTVSVWDKGAVKAVEKAIREAGLGLNPSSDGQTVRVPLPELNQERRQELVKVAGKYAEQARVAVRNVRRDGMEALKKAEKAKEISEDEHGKLSDDIQGLTDTHIKQIDQTLAGKEKEIMQV, encoded by the coding sequence ATGGCCATTCAAGATGTTATTGCGGATGTTAAGCGCCGGATGGCGGCTGCGGTTGACGCTCTGAAGAAGGATCTCAACGGTCTGCGGACGGGCCGCGCGTCGGTTAACTTGCTCGAACCGGTGATGGTCGAGTCGTATGGCCAGATGATGCCGCTCAATCAAGTCGGGACCGTTAGCAATCCTGAACCGCGTCTGCTGACCGTCAGCGTTTGGGATAAGGGCGCCGTGAAGGCCGTCGAAAAGGCGATCCGCGAGGCCGGTCTGGGGCTCAATCCGTCGTCCGATGGTCAGACCGTGCGTGTGCCGCTGCCGGAATTGAACCAAGAGCGTCGTCAGGAACTGGTCAAGGTTGCCGGGAAATACGCCGAACAGGCCCGCGTTGCCGTGCGCAACGTGCGCCGTGACGGGATGGAAGCGCTGAAGAAGGCCGAAAAGGCTAAGGAAATCAGCGAAGACGAACATGGCAAGCTCTCGGACGATATCCAGGGCCTGACCGATACGCATATAAAGCAGATCGATCAGACCCTTGCCGGTAAAGAAAAGGAAATCATGCAGGTCTGA
- the tsf gene encoding translation elongation factor Ts: protein MVEITATLVKELREKTGAGMMDCKKALGETAGDIEQAVDWLRKKGLAAAAKKAGRVAAEGLVGSASSGTVGALLEVNAETDFVGRNDKFQAFVTDAAGLVLTSGEDMDALKAATYPGKGHAVQEELTQLIATIGENMSIRRGARLSVTDGVVATYIHSATAPGLGKIGVLVALESTGDKAALATLGKQIAMHIAATNPLSLSVDNLDQKAVQRERDVLTEQARASGKPDAVIEKMIEGRIRKFYEEVVLLEQVYVIDGESRVKDIVAKAAKDLGTPVALTGFVRYALGEGIEKQETDFAAEVAAQAGVR, encoded by the coding sequence ATGGTCGAAATCACTGCCACCCTGGTCAAGGAACTGCGCGAAAAGACCGGCGCAGGCATGATGGACTGCAAGAAGGCGCTGGGCGAAACGGCGGGCGACATCGAACAGGCCGTCGATTGGCTGCGCAAGAAGGGCCTTGCCGCCGCCGCCAAGAAGGCGGGCCGCGTTGCCGCCGAAGGTCTCGTTGGGTCGGCCTCCTCGGGCACCGTCGGCGCCCTGCTGGAAGTGAATGCCGAAACCGACTTCGTTGGCCGCAACGATAAGTTCCAGGCTTTCGTGACCGATGCCGCCGGTCTGGTGCTGACCAGCGGGGAAGATATGGACGCGCTGAAGGCCGCGACCTATCCGGGCAAGGGCCATGCGGTGCAGGAAGAGCTGACCCAGCTCATCGCCACCATCGGCGAAAACATGTCCATCCGTCGCGGCGCCCGCCTGTCGGTGACCGATGGCGTCGTTGCCACCTATATCCATTCGGCGACTGCGCCAGGCCTTGGGAAGATCGGCGTGCTCGTCGCGCTCGAATCGACCGGCGATAAGGCGGCCTTGGCCACCCTCGGCAAGCAGATCGCCATGCATATCGCCGCGACCAATCCGCTGTCGCTGTCGGTCGATAACCTCGACCAGAAAGCCGTTCAGCGCGAACGCGACGTGCTGACCGAACAGGCCCGCGCGTCGGGTAAGCCGGATGCCGTCATCGAAAAGATGATCGAAGGCCGCATTCGTAAGTTCTACGAAGAAGTGGTGCTGCTGGAACAGGTTTACGTCATCGATGGCGAAAGCCGCGTGAAGGACATCGTGGCGAAGGCCGCGAAGGATCTCGGCACGCCCGTCGCGCTGACCGGCTTCGTGCGTTACGCCCTGGGCGAAGGCATCGAAAAGCAGGAAACGGACTTCGCGGCGGAGGTTGCGGCGCAGGCGGGCGTCCGCTAA
- the dxr gene encoding 1-deoxy-D-xylulose-5-phosphate reductoisomerase: MSGGVKRVTVQGCTGSVGQSTLDVIRHHRGRFAVEALVAGQKVDALIRDALEFRPRLAVIADPAGYGALQEGLAGTGIEVAAGPQAVIEAALRPVDVLMAAIVGAAGLPPTLAALEQGTTVAFANKEVLVSAGDLVMATAARTGARLLPVDSEHNAIFQVFETEARGAIDKILLTASGGPFRTWSAAAMAAATPAQAVAHPNWSMGAKISVDSATMMNKGLELIEAHYLFEMSENRIEVLIHPQSVIHSAVVYCDGSVLAQLGSPDMRTPIAYALGWPQRLAVPVPTLDLIALAKLTFEAPDDSRFPALRLARQVLRDGQGAPTLLNAANEVAVAAFLAHRLPFDGIAETVVRVLERVPGRAPDSLETVLALDAAARAAAAEITAALAC; this comes from the coding sequence ATGAGCGGCGGGGTAAAGCGGGTTACGGTTCAAGGCTGCACCGGGTCGGTCGGCCAGAGCACGCTGGACGTGATCCGCCACCATCGGGGCCGGTTTGCCGTCGAAGCGTTGGTGGCGGGGCAGAAAGTCGACGCCTTGATCCGCGATGCGCTGGAGTTCCGCCCGCGCCTTGCCGTGATCGCCGATCCTGCAGGCTATGGCGCGTTGCAGGAGGGGCTGGCAGGCACCGGGATCGAGGTTGCCGCAGGACCGCAGGCGGTTATCGAGGCGGCATTGCGCCCGGTCGATGTGCTGATGGCGGCGATTGTCGGCGCGGCGGGCTTGCCGCCGACCCTGGCGGCGCTGGAGCAGGGTACGACGGTGGCTTTTGCCAATAAGGAAGTGCTGGTCTCGGCAGGCGATCTTGTGATGGCTACGGCGGCGCGCACGGGGGCGCGGCTGCTGCCGGTGGACAGCGAGCATAATGCCATTTTCCAGGTCTTTGAGACGGAGGCACGCGGGGCCATCGACAAGATCCTGCTGACCGCGTCCGGCGGCCCCTTCCGCACCTGGAGCGCGGCGGCAATGGCGGCGGCGACCCCGGCGCAGGCCGTCGCCCACCCTAATTGGTCGATGGGGGCAAAAATCTCCGTCGATAGCGCGACGATGATGAATAAGGGGCTGGAACTCATCGAGGCTCATTATCTTTTCGAGATGTCGGAAAACCGCATCGAGGTGCTCATCCATCCGCAATCGGTGATCCATAGCGCTGTCGTCTATTGCGACGGATCGGTGCTGGCGCAACTGGGATCGCCCGATATGCGCACCCCCATTGCTTATGCTCTGGGCTGGCCGCAGCGGTTAGCGGTGCCGGTCCCGACGCTCGATCTGATCGCGTTAGCGAAATTAACCTTCGAAGCGCCGGACGATAGTCGGTTTCCGGCCCTGCGGTTGGCCCGGCAGGTCTTGCGCGACGGGCAGGGCGCGCCAACCTTGTTGAATGCGGCGAACGAAGTGGCGGTCGCGGCGTTTTTGGCGCATCGTCTTCCCTTCGATGGGATTGCCGAAACCGTCGTGCGGGTTTTGGAGCGGGTACCCGGGCGGGCGCCCGATAGTCTCGAAACCGTTCTGGCGCTCGATGCCGCCGCGCGGGCCGCTGCCGCTGAGATTACCGCCGCTTTGGCTTGCTAA
- a CDS encoding isoprenyl transferase — protein MTGIPSEVAEPAVERLRAAGLDPAALPRHLAVIMDGNGRWARARGLPRIAGHRKGADAVRDLVTHCAEFGLQYLTLYSFSSENWKRPLAEVEGLMGLLRRYLQSEIDTLDRQNIRFRVIGARGRLSADIQTLIAKAEAQTARNSGLTLVLALSYGAREEITLAVQTLATAVRDGRLAVDQIDEAAIAAALSTPDIPDPDVVLRTSGEQRLSNFMLWQAAYAEFIFTDTLWPDFDKAALIAALRTYAQRDRRFGGVDG, from the coding sequence ATGACGGGAATCCCGTCCGAGGTGGCCGAACCGGCTGTCGAAAGGTTGCGGGCGGCGGGATTGGATCCTGCCGCCTTACCCCGTCATCTGGCCGTCATCATGGACGGCAATGGCCGCTGGGCGCGCGCGCGCGGGCTACCGCGGATCGCCGGGCACCGCAAAGGCGCCGACGCGGTCCGCGATCTCGTGACCCATTGCGCCGAGTTTGGCCTGCAATATCTGACACTCTATAGTTTTTCGTCGGAAAACTGGAAGCGCCCGCTGGCCGAGGTCGAGGGCTTGATGGGCCTGCTGCGGCGCTATCTTCAGTCGGAAATCGATACGCTCGACCGCCAGAATATCCGCTTCCGCGTCATCGGCGCGCGCGGGCGGCTGTCGGCGGATATCCAAACTCTCATCGCGAAAGCCGAAGCGCAGACGGCGCGCAACAGCGGGCTGACGCTCGTGCTCGCCCTTAGCTATGGCGCGCGGGAGGAGATCACGCTGGCCGTGCAAACCCTCGCGACGGCGGTGCGGGACGGGCGGCTTGCGGTCGATCAGATCGACGAGGCCGCGATTGCCGCCGCCCTGTCTACCCCCGATATTCCCGACCCGGATGTCGTGCTGCGCACCAGCGGCGAACAGCGCCTAAGTAACTTCATGCTGTGGCAGGCGGCGTATGCCGAGTTTATTTTTACCGATACGCTCTGGCCGGATTTCGATAAGGCGGCGTTGATCGCGGCGCTCCGCACCTATGCCCAGCGCGACCGGCGCTTCGGGGGGGTCGATGGCTGA
- the rpsB gene encoding 30S ribosomal protein S2 encodes MSNVPTFTMRQLLEAGVHFGHNTRRWNPKMAPYLFGVRNGVHVIDLEQTVPMLYRALQVVRDTVAAGGRVLFVGTKRQAAERVAEAARRCGQYYVNHRWLGGMLTNFKTISLSIKRLRELEEMFASGAVLGYTKKEQLTLTREREKLERALGGIKEMGGLPDLIFIIDTNKEAIAVQEANRLNIPVIAILDSNSDPEGIAYPVPGNDDALRAIDTYCELFSASVLAGLTQEAVSAGIDIGAAEDVVEDALPEAEAASA; translated from the coding sequence ATGAGCAATGTTCCGACCTTTACCATGCGTCAGCTTCTCGAAGCGGGCGTTCACTTCGGCCATAACACGCGCCGCTGGAACCCGAAGATGGCGCCGTACCTCTTCGGTGTGCGCAATGGCGTGCATGTGATCGATCTCGAACAGACCGTGCCGATGCTGTACCGCGCCCTGCAGGTGGTGCGCGATACGGTTGCCGCCGGGGGGCGCGTTCTTTTCGTCGGCACCAAGCGCCAAGCGGCGGAACGGGTTGCCGAAGCCGCCCGTCGTTGCGGTCAATATTATGTGAACCATCGTTGGCTCGGCGGTATGCTGACCAACTTCAAGACCATCTCGCTGTCGATTAAGCGGCTGCGCGAATTGGAAGAAATGTTCGCCTCGGGGGCCGTGCTCGGTTACACGAAGAAGGAACAGCTGACCCTGACGCGCGAACGCGAAAAGCTGGAACGCGCCCTGGGCGGGATTAAGGAAATGGGCGGCCTGCCGGACCTCATTTTCATCATCGATACCAATAAGGAAGCGATTGCTGTTCAGGAAGCCAACCGCCTGAACATTCCGGTCATCGCCATCCTCGATAGCAATTCCGACCCGGAAGGCATTGCCTACCCGGTTCCGGGCAACGACGATGCGCTGCGCGCCATCGACACCTACTGCGAACTTTTCTCGGCCTCGGTGCTGGCCGGTCTGACGCAGGAAGCCGTGTCGGCGGGCATCGATATCGGCGCGGCGGAAGATGTTGTCGAAGACGCGCTGCCGGAAGCCGAGGCTGCTTCGGCCTAA
- the lpxD gene encoding UDP-3-O-(3-hydroxymyristoyl)glucosamine N-acyltransferase codes for MPDARFYTAAGPLTLAAVAERAGARLHDPARGDECIATVAPLDQPDAGALSFCDHRRHLNALAHWPKASAVIVSAEVAEQAETAAALIVAPMPTVSFARIARQLFPEPGPAAGIAVSAAVDPSADIDPTAVIGVQVSIGAGAKIGAGTVIRPGAVIGDGVVIGANCDIGANASIQCALLGQRVRILAGARIGEPGFGFVPTPAGVVKVPQLGIVEIGDDVEIGANSCIDRATLTRTVIGAGTMIDNLVHIAHNVQIGKGCIIVAQVGISGSTVLEDYVVLGGQVGIADHIHIGKGARVASRAALFRDAPAGAVLGGFPAVPVREWHRQSAFLLKVGQKKGSSE; via the coding sequence ATGCCCGACGCGCGTTTTTATACCGCCGCAGGCCCCTTAACCCTGGCGGCGGTTGCTGAACGGGCCGGGGCGCGCCTCCATGATCCAGCGCGCGGTGACGAGTGCATTGCCACGGTTGCCCCGCTTGATCAGCCAGACGCGGGCGCGCTGAGTTTTTGCGATCATCGCCGTCATCTCAACGCTTTGGCCCACTGGCCGAAGGCGTCTGCGGTGATCGTGTCGGCTGAGGTCGCGGAGCAGGCGGAGACTGCGGCGGCGCTGATCGTCGCGCCGATGCCGACCGTCTCCTTCGCCCGCATCGCCCGCCAGCTTTTCCCCGAACCCGGCCCGGCTGCGGGCATTGCGGTCAGCGCAGCGGTCGATCCATCGGCGGATATTGATCCAACAGCGGTCATTGGGGTGCAGGTGAGCATCGGTGCCGGGGCGAAGATCGGCGCGGGTACGGTGATCCGGCCCGGTGCTGTGATCGGCGATGGCGTTGTCATCGGTGCAAACTGCGATATCGGCGCCAATGCCAGCATTCAATGCGCCCTTCTGGGCCAGCGGGTGCGTATTCTTGCCGGGGCGCGGATTGGCGAGCCGGGTTTTGGTTTCGTGCCGACCCCGGCGGGCGTTGTGAAAGTGCCGCAGCTTGGCATTGTCGAGATTGGCGATGATGTCGAAATCGGCGCCAATAGCTGCATCGACCGAGCAACCCTGACCCGTACCGTGATTGGCGCGGGTACGATGATCGATAACCTCGTTCACATCGCGCATAATGTGCAGATCGGCAAGGGCTGCATTATCGTCGCTCAGGTAGGGATTTCCGGCAGTACTGTGCTGGAAGATTATGTCGTGCTGGGTGGACAGGTCGGGATTGCCGATCATATCCATATCGGCAAAGGGGCGCGGGTGGCGTCGCGCGCGGCCCTGTTCCGCGATGCGCCTGCTGGGGCCGTGTTGGGCGGTTTTCCCGCAGTGCCCGTCCGCGAATGGCACCGTCAATCGGCTTTTCTGCTGAAAGTCGGACAGAAAAAAGGATCGAGTGAATGA
- the rseP gene encoding RIP metalloprotease RseP, whose protein sequence is MQLLTDYLLPFLVILTVLVFVHEWGHYWIAKRAGVKVEVFSIGFGPELFGWTAKDGTRWKFCALPLGGYVKMFGDMNPASVGVDDRPMTPEERKGAFQYKSLPWRAAIVAGGPAANFLFAILILTGLFTFVGQPVTPAVIGAVIDGAPAASAGLTVGDKVLSVDGERVERFEDIQRIVQTQPGVTLPMTVERGGQQVSLSVTTGVRTVEDRFGGTQRLGYLGIGAGQGQMVKHDPLTAGVQAVKETWTVTTGTLHAIGQMIRGERDTKEVGGVLRIAQMSGEVARTSVVSVIWFLALLSINLGLINLMPVPVLDGGHLMYYGAEAVLRRPLGKRVQEVGAAIGLTAILGLMIFATWNDLVQLRIFAWVASLV, encoded by the coding sequence ATGCAACTGCTGACCGACTATCTTCTACCGTTTTTGGTCATTCTGACCGTGCTGGTTTTTGTGCACGAATGGGGCCATTACTGGATCGCCAAGCGGGCCGGGGTGAAGGTGGAGGTTTTTTCCATCGGGTTCGGGCCGGAACTCTTTGGCTGGACGGCGAAGGATGGCACGCGCTGGAAATTCTGCGCGCTGCCACTCGGCGGTTATGTGAAAATGTTCGGTGATATGAACCCGGCCAGCGTTGGGGTTGATGACCGGCCAATGACGCCGGAAGAACGCAAAGGGGCCTTTCAATATAAGTCGCTGCCGTGGCGGGCGGCGATTGTTGCGGGTGGCCCGGCGGCCAACTTCCTGTTCGCGATCCTTATCTTGACGGGGCTGTTTACCTTCGTCGGTCAGCCGGTAACCCCGGCGGTGATCGGGGCGGTCATCGACGGCGCCCCGGCGGCGAGCGCGGGGCTGACGGTCGGCGATAAAGTTCTGTCGGTCGATGGCGAACGGGTGGAGCGGTTCGAGGATATTCAGCGCATCGTCCAGACCCAGCCCGGCGTGACCCTGCCGATGACGGTGGAGCGCGGTGGTCAGCAGGTATCCCTATCGGTCACGACCGGTGTGCGCACGGTCGAAGACCGGTTTGGCGGCACCCAGCGCCTGGGGTATCTTGGCATTGGGGCCGGGCAGGGGCAGATGGTGAAGCATGATCCGCTCACAGCGGGGGTGCAGGCCGTCAAGGAAACCTGGACCGTCACGACCGGCACGTTGCACGCCATCGGCCAAATGATCCGGGGCGAGCGCGACACGAAAGAAGTCGGCGGCGTACTGCGCATTGCGCAAATGTCGGGGGAAGTGGCACGGACCAGCGTGGTAAGCGTCATTTGGTTTCTGGCGCTGTTATCGATTAATCTCGGATTGATCAATTTGATGCCGGTTCCCGTGCTCGATGGCGGGCATCTGATGTATTACGGTGCCGAGGCGGTATTGCGCCGTCCTTTAGGCAAGCGCGTCCAGGAAGTTGGTGCGGCAATTGGCTTGACCGCCATTCTGGGGTTGATGATTTTTGCGACCTGGAACGATCTTGTGCAGTTGCGAATCTTTGCGTGGGTGGCTTCCTTGGTGTAG